One Primulina tabacum isolate GXHZ01 chromosome 10, ASM2559414v2, whole genome shotgun sequence DNA segment encodes these proteins:
- the LOC142505571 gene encoding L-galactono-1,4-lactone dehydrogenase, mitochondrial-like isoform X2 has product MLRLRADSFRRSVHSLRRIHHRPIQTPSAATRSLAPRPRPFCSVPTPPSSTTDSELRKYIGYTILLIGCGAATYYSFPFPENAKHKKAQLFRYAPLPPDLHTVSNWSGTHEVQTHTFLQPESLAELESIVKDCNEKKKKIRPVGSGLSPNGIGLTRAGMVNLALMDGVLDVDKKTRRVRVQAGIRVQQLVDGIKEHGLTLQNFASIREQQIGGIVQVGAHGTGATLPPIDEQVISMKLVTPAKGTIEVSKEKDPELFYLVRCGLGGLGVVAEVTLQCVERQELFEHTYVSNMKDLKRNHKKVVTNNPEENDVDINELSFTELRDKLLSLDPFNKEHVMKINQAEAEYWTKSVGYRVGWSDEILGFDCGGQQWVSEICFPVGTLKKPNMRDLEYIEQLMQLIERENIPAPAPIEQRWTAGSKSLMSPAYSSSEDDIFSWVGIIMYLPTTDARQRKEITEEFFHYRKLTQATLWDKYSAYEHWAKIEVPKDKDELAALQARLRKKYPVDAYNKARRELDPNRILSNNMLEKLFPVTETAL; this is encoded by the exons ATGCTTCGGCTCCGAGCCGATTCATTCCGTCGCTCCGTCCATTCCCTCCGCCGTATCCACCACCGCCCCATTCAAACTCCCTCTGCTGCTACTCGCTCATTAGCTCCTCGCCCTCGCCCATTTTGCTCTGTCCCCACACCACCATCCTCCACCACTGATTCCGAACTACGCAAATACATCGGCTACACCATCCTCCTTATCGGGTGCGGCGCCGCCACGTACTACTCTTTCCCATTCCCAGAAAACGCCAAGCACAAGAAAGCCCAACTCTTCCGCTACGCTCCCCTTCCCCCTGACCTCCACACTGTGTCCAACTGGAGTGGGACACATGAGGTTCAGACGCACACTTTTCTGCAGCCCGAGTCATTGGCAGAGCTCGAATCAATAGTCAAAGATTGCaatgagaaaaagaagaagattaGGCCTGTTGGATCGGGTCTTTCGCCAAATGGGATTGGGTTAACGCGTGCTGGGATGGTGAACTTAGCTTTGATGGATGGTGTTTTGGATGTGGATAAGAAAACTAGGAGGGTCAGAGTGCAGGCTGGGATAAGGGTTCAGCAGCTTGTGGATGGAATTAAAGAACACGGGCTTACGTTGCAGAATTTTGCGTCGATCAGGGAGCAGCAGATTGGTGGGATTGTTCAG GTTGGCGCACATGGAACAGGTGCTACACTGCCTCCCATTGACGAGCAGGTTATTAGCATGAAACTGGTTACTCCTGCGAAGGGTACAATCGAGGTTTCAAAAGAGAAAGATCCAGAACTCTTCTATCTTGTTCGTTGTGGTTTAGGAGGGCTTGGTGTGGTTGCTGAAGTCACGCTGCAATGTGTGGAGAGGCAGGAGCTTTTTGAGCACACCTATGTATCAAATATGAAGGACTTAAAAAGAAACCACAA AAAAGTTGTGACCAATAATCCTGAGGAAAATGATGTGGACATCAATGAGCTTTCATTTACTGAACTGAGAGATAAGCTACTTTCCTTGGATCCTTTCAATAAAGAACATGTGATGAAGATCAATCAAGCAGAGGCTGAATATTGGACAAAGTCAGTGGGGTATAGAGTAGGATGGAGTGACGAAATTCTAGGCTTTGATTGTGGTGGCCAACAGTGGGTTTCTGAAATCTGTTTTCCTGTTGGAACCCTTAAAAAACCAAACATGAGAGATCTGGAATACATAGAACAATTGATGCAGCTTATTGAGAGAGAAAATATACCCGCCCCTGCACCGATCGAGCAGAGATGGACGGCAGGCAGCAAAAGCCTCATGAGTCCAGCTTATAGCTCATCGGAGGACGACATATTCTCATGG GTTGGTATAATTATGTATCTTCCTACAACGGATGCTCGTCAGAGGAAAGAAATCACTGAAGAATTTTTCCACTACAGGAAACTGACTCAGGCAACTCTGTGGGACAAGTATTCTGCCTATGAGCATTGGGCTAAGATTGAG GTACCGAAAGACAAAGATGAGCTTGCAGCATTGCAGGCACGGCTGAGGAAGAAATACCCCGTTGATGCATATAATAAAGCAAGAAGAGAGCTGGATCCCAACCGTATACTTTCGAACAATATGCTGGAGAAATTGTTTCCTGTAACAGAGACGGCCTTGTGA
- the LOC142505571 gene encoding L-galactono-1,4-lactone dehydrogenase, mitochondrial-like isoform X1 codes for MLRLRADSFRRSVHSLRRIHHRPIQTPSAATRSLAPRPRPFCSVPTPPSSTTDSELRKYIGYTILLIGCGAATYYSFPFPENAKHKKAQLFRYAPLPPDLHTVSNWSGTHEVQTHTFLQPESLAELESIVKDCNEKKKKIRPVGSGLSPNGIGLTRAGMVNLALMDGVLDVDKKTRRVRVQAGIRVQQLVDGIKEHGLTLQNFASIREQQIGGIVQVGAHGTGATLPPIDEQVISMKLVTPAKGTIEVSKEKDPELFYLVRCGLGGLGVVAEVTLQCVERQELFEHTYVSNMKDLKRNHKKLLSENKHLKFLYIPYTDTVVIVTCNPLSKWKGSPKHKLKYTQEEAVQHVRDLYRELLKKKVVTNNPEENDVDINELSFTELRDKLLSLDPFNKEHVMKINQAEAEYWTKSVGYRVGWSDEILGFDCGGQQWVSEICFPVGTLKKPNMRDLEYIEQLMQLIERENIPAPAPIEQRWTAGSKSLMSPAYSSSEDDIFSWVGIIMYLPTTDARQRKEITEEFFHYRKLTQATLWDKYSAYEHWAKIEVPKDKDELAALQARLRKKYPVDAYNKARRELDPNRILSNNMLEKLFPVTETAL; via the exons ATGCTTCGGCTCCGAGCCGATTCATTCCGTCGCTCCGTCCATTCCCTCCGCCGTATCCACCACCGCCCCATTCAAACTCCCTCTGCTGCTACTCGCTCATTAGCTCCTCGCCCTCGCCCATTTTGCTCTGTCCCCACACCACCATCCTCCACCACTGATTCCGAACTACGCAAATACATCGGCTACACCATCCTCCTTATCGGGTGCGGCGCCGCCACGTACTACTCTTTCCCATTCCCAGAAAACGCCAAGCACAAGAAAGCCCAACTCTTCCGCTACGCTCCCCTTCCCCCTGACCTCCACACTGTGTCCAACTGGAGTGGGACACATGAGGTTCAGACGCACACTTTTCTGCAGCCCGAGTCATTGGCAGAGCTCGAATCAATAGTCAAAGATTGCaatgagaaaaagaagaagattaGGCCTGTTGGATCGGGTCTTTCGCCAAATGGGATTGGGTTAACGCGTGCTGGGATGGTGAACTTAGCTTTGATGGATGGTGTTTTGGATGTGGATAAGAAAACTAGGAGGGTCAGAGTGCAGGCTGGGATAAGGGTTCAGCAGCTTGTGGATGGAATTAAAGAACACGGGCTTACGTTGCAGAATTTTGCGTCGATCAGGGAGCAGCAGATTGGTGGGATTGTTCAG GTTGGCGCACATGGAACAGGTGCTACACTGCCTCCCATTGACGAGCAGGTTATTAGCATGAAACTGGTTACTCCTGCGAAGGGTACAATCGAGGTTTCAAAAGAGAAAGATCCAGAACTCTTCTATCTTGTTCGTTGTGGTTTAGGAGGGCTTGGTGTGGTTGCTGAAGTCACGCTGCAATGTGTGGAGAGGCAGGAGCTTTTTGAGCACACCTATGTATCAAATATGAAGGACTTAAAAAGAAACCACAA AAAACTTCTTTCGGAAAACAAACACCTCAAGTTCTTGTATATTCCATACACCGACACTGTTGTGATTGTAACATGTAACCCTCTTTCAAAATGGAAAGGTTCACCAAAGCATAAACTTAAGTATACTCAGGAAGAAGCAGTACAGCATGTGAGAGACCTCTATCGTGAGTTGCTGAAGAA AAAAGTTGTGACCAATAATCCTGAGGAAAATGATGTGGACATCAATGAGCTTTCATTTACTGAACTGAGAGATAAGCTACTTTCCTTGGATCCTTTCAATAAAGAACATGTGATGAAGATCAATCAAGCAGAGGCTGAATATTGGACAAAGTCAGTGGGGTATAGAGTAGGATGGAGTGACGAAATTCTAGGCTTTGATTGTGGTGGCCAACAGTGGGTTTCTGAAATCTGTTTTCCTGTTGGAACCCTTAAAAAACCAAACATGAGAGATCTGGAATACATAGAACAATTGATGCAGCTTATTGAGAGAGAAAATATACCCGCCCCTGCACCGATCGAGCAGAGATGGACGGCAGGCAGCAAAAGCCTCATGAGTCCAGCTTATAGCTCATCGGAGGACGACATATTCTCATGG GTTGGTATAATTATGTATCTTCCTACAACGGATGCTCGTCAGAGGAAAGAAATCACTGAAGAATTTTTCCACTACAGGAAACTGACTCAGGCAACTCTGTGGGACAAGTATTCTGCCTATGAGCATTGGGCTAAGATTGAG GTACCGAAAGACAAAGATGAGCTTGCAGCATTGCAGGCACGGCTGAGGAAGAAATACCCCGTTGATGCATATAATAAAGCAAGAAGAGAGCTGGATCCCAACCGTATACTTTCGAACAATATGCTGGAGAAATTGTTTCCTGTAACAGAGACGGCCTTGTGA
- the LOC142506061 gene encoding pentatricopeptide repeat-containing protein At4g19191, mitochondrial-like, which produces LAAFLGIEQFLVLNVVDFIVYWSLISSSRLGKNLLLLKIFNIPSLRFNGFNPFYHLRNHFLSSNHAHKSFSLLSKSHHLKIHKFYDFAHPFSSSAVAALNSCRSLQCLRQIHASVVVSNGHELLSAVASKFISLYTQFNDFGSSVSLIKSLREAGTFSWNYLMQDCVNSGFVESAFLVFKLMRSMDVPCDGFTFPILIKIVTSLDESGARFAEMIHCVGMRMGFESDVYFCNTMIDAHVKGGCFMKALKLFDEMRYKDLVSWTSVISGYACEGNVVGAVALFNEMRKEVEPNMVTMIVMMQTCSNVVLGSQFHGYVVKSGFLLDRSLKNSILKMYADFGCLDDSEILFKEIVKRDVVSWNIMISLYSLRGETLRMTDCFATMRGEVEPSIETLTTLISGLAEFGNHYAGRQLHCLAYKYGFLDHILSSSLLDLYAKSADFETLSQLFRDVSHRNSNTWGTMISVLTENGYFYEAVDLFRQMVVAGIQPMTENLRSLVAACMHLGTLRLGKVVHGYCTRNYHLDCNEDSLPLETSILNMYVKCGNIYSARIFFDRTRVKDLVTWSSMIEGCGMHGLGHESLKLFHKMKNEGIEPNRVTFLSLLSACSHSGLLLESCEILIFMNGAYGIEPDLDHYTCLVDLLGRSGKTKEALSIILKLHILPDSRIWAALLAAARVHEDQKVSEYASEKLFELENQNVGYYTLLCNARAREGKWDAVEEVRNALKDKNLMKHPGWSCLQVEETFHGFVSGDRCHSRSDEIYRVIECLYKNAIEA; this is translated from the coding sequence TTGGCAGCATTTCTTGGAATCGAACAGTTTTTGGTTCTGAATGTCGTTGATTTTATTGTATATTGGTCCTTGATTTCATCGAGCAGACTAGGGAAAAATTTACTCTTGCTTAAAATCTTCAACATTCCTTCTCTTCGTTTCAATGGATTTAATCCTTTTTATCACCTCCGGAATCACTTCTTGTCCTCAAATCATGCCCACAAGTCGTTTTCGCTTTTATCCAAATCCCATCACTTGAAGATTcataaattttatgattttgcaCACCCTTTTTCTTCTTCTGCCGTTGCGGCTCTGAATTCTTGTAGGAGCCTTCAATGTCTGCGACAAATCCATGCTTCTGTTGTGGTCTCCAATGGGCATGAACTGCTTTCTGCAGTTGCTTCAAAGTTTATATCTCTGTACACGCAATTTAATGATTTTGGTAGTTCTGTGTCACTGATTAAGTCTCTGAGAGAAGCTGGCACTTTTTCATGGAATTATCTGATGCAAGATTGTGTGAATTCAGGTTTCGTTGAATCAGcttttcttgtttttaaattaatgAGAAGCATGGATGTGCCATGTGATGGTTTCACCTTTCCTATATTGATTAAAATTGTTACGTCACTTGATGAAAGTGGTGCCCGTTTTGCGGAAATGATTCATTGTGTGGGGATGCGAATGGGATTTGAATCAGATGTGTATTTCTGCAATACGATGATTGATGCCCATGTGAAGGGTGGATGTTTTATGAAAGCTTTGAAGCTGTTCGACGAAATGCGATACAAGGATTTGGTTTCTTGGACTTCGGTTATTTCAGGGTATGCCTGTGAAGGAAATGTAGTCGGAGCTGTTGCTTTGTTTAATGAAATGAGAAAAGAGGTGGAGCCGAACATGGTCACAATGATAGTGATGATGCAAACTTGTTCTAATGTGGTTTTAGGTAGTCAATTTCATGGTTATGTGGTGAAAAGTGGATTCTTGTTGGACCGTTCCTTGAAAAATTCAATCTTGAAAATGTATGCCGATTTTGGCTGTCTGGATGATTCTGAAATTCTTTTCAAAGAAATTGTTAAAAGGGACGTGGTTTCTTGGAATATTATGATTTCTTTGTATTCTTTAAGAGGAGAGACTCTGAGAATGACAGATTGTTTTGCTACAATGCGGGGCGAAGTTGAACCTAGCATTGAAACATTAACCACACTAATTTCAGGGCTTGCAGAATTTGGAAATCATTATGCAGGTAGACAATTACATTGTCTTGCTTATAAATATGGATTTTTGGATCATATTCTTAGCAGTAGTTTGTTGGACCTGTATGCTAAGTCTGCAGATTTTGAAACCTTATCTCAGTTGTTCAGAGATGTCTCTCACAGAAACTCCAACACTTGGGGCACAATGATATCGGTTTTGACTGAAAATGGTTATTTTTATGAAGCCGTAGATCTGTTCCGGCAAATGGTAGTTGCAGGTATTCAGCCCATGACCGAAAATTTGAGAAGCCTTGTTGCTGCGTGTATGCACTTGGGCACTCTAAGGTTGGGCAAAGTTGTTCACGGTTACTGTACAAGAAATTATCACCTCGACTGTAACGAAGATTCTTTACCCCTGGAGACTTCCATTCTTAACATGTATGTCAAGTGTGGAAACATTTATTCGGCAAGAATTTTTTTTGATAGAACACGCGTGAAAGATCTTGTAACATGGTCGTCAATGATAGAGGGTTGTGGAATGCATGGATTAGGACACGAATCATTGAAACTTTTCCATAAGATGAAGAACGAGGGAATCGAACCAAATCGTGTAACATTCTTGAGTTTATTATCGGCTTGCAGCCACTCGGGCCTCTTGCTTGAAAGCTGTGAAATATTGATTTTCATGAACGGGGCATACGGTATCGAGCCTGATTTAGATCATTATACGTGCCTCGTGGATTTATTAGGTCGATCTGGTAAGACTAAAGAGGCGTTGTCTATTATTCTGAAGCTTCATATTTTACCAGATAGTAGAATATGGGCAGCACTCCTTGCTGCTGCTAGAGTTCATGAAGATCAAAAAGTTTCTGAATACGCCAGTGAAAAGCTTTTCGAGTTGGAAAATCAAAACGTCGGCTATTATACGCTCTTATGTAACGCAcgagcccgtgagggaaaatgGGATGCTGTTGAAGAAGTTAGGAATGCATTGAAAGACAAGAATTTGATGAAGCATCCTGGTTGGAGTTGCTTACAAGTGGAAGAAACATTTCATGGCTTTGTTTCAGGAGATAGATGCCATAGTCGATCGGATGAAATATACAGAGTGATTGAATGTTTGTATAAAAATGCAATAGAAGCCTGA
- the LOC142506174 gene encoding zinc finger CCCH domain-containing protein 39-like codes for MSQSFMPPPFTCDARGFWPPYFAENMQPPFKKVRNSENQPPVNQTNGTGSNGTSHIFYKTRICAKFMDGMCRNGERCTFAHGTEDLRVPPPNWQDLVRENDRGAGSNWNDDQRMINRTKICKRYCNGGECPYGEKCIFLHERAPSNFDTEVPWQRESSVISIGTRRDALWSSSDFNQPDLNKQVIGGLDNYRVRTSLWKTKICGKWEIGQCPYGERCYYAHGQSDLKVSGSRVETEQITNSGSIPAKSMAAPGNPVVCSPLGKAGEDKKSSKWKLSKKINRIYADWIDDLSPPRCSPNKKDDI; via the exons ATGTCACAATCATTTATGCCGCCACCTTTTACTTGTGATGCCAGAGGATTTTGGCCTCCATATTTTGCGGAAAATATGCAACCACCGTTTAAGAAAGTAAGAAACTCTGAAAACCAGCCGCCAGTTAATCAGACAAATGGTACCGGAAGTAATGGTACCAGCCATATATTTTACAAGACACGAATCTGTGCTAAATTCATGGATGGCATGTGCCGCAATGGCGAGCGTTGCACTTTTGCTCATGGTACTGAGGATTTACGTGTGCCCCCTCCGAATTGGCAAGATCTTGTTCGAGAAAATGACAGGGGTGCTGGGAGTAATTGGAATGATGATCAAAGAATGATTAATAGGACGAAAATCTGCAAGAGATATTGCAACGGAGGTGAGTGCCCATACGGGGAGAAGTGTATCTTCCTCCACGAACGGGCTCCTTCAAACTTTGATACCGAAGTGCCTTGGCAGAGGGAGAGTTCTGTTATAAGCATAGGAACTAGAAGGGATGCCTTGTGGAGCAGCAGCGATTTCAATCAACCTGATTTGAATAAGCAGGTTATTGGGGGCTTGGATAATTACCGAGTAAGAACGAGTCTTTGGAAAACCAAGATATGCGGTAAATGGGAGATTGGTCAGTGTCCATACGGAGAAAGATGCTATTATGCTCATGGCCAATCAG ATTTGAAGGTTTCTGGTTCACGTGTAGAGACAGAACAAATAACAAACTCTGGCTCCATCCCAGCCAAATCTATGGCTGCACCTGGGAATCCGGTGGTTTGTTCTCCTCTAGGGAAAGCTGGAGAAGATAAGAAGTCGTCGAAATGGAAACTGTCCAAGAAAATTAATCGAATTTACGCTGACTGGATTGATGATCTATCGCCACCACGCTGCTCACCGAACAAAAAGGATGATATATGA
- the LOC142505762 gene encoding lycopene beta cyclase, chloroplastic/chromoplastic-like, with product MDTLLKTHNKLDFLQPIHGFTEKFSTYTSLKPQKLETKFVSKKSSVKFGKKNCVKASSSALLELVPETKKENLDFELPMYDPSKGLVVDLAVLGGGPAGLAVAQQVSEAGLSVCSIDPSPKMIWPNNYGVWVDEFEAMDLLDCLDTTWSGAVVYINNKTRKDLDRPYGRVNRKQLKSKMMLKCVLNGVKFHQAKVIKVINEESKSLLICNDGVIIQAAVVLDATGFSRSLVQYDKPYNPGYQVAYGILAEVEEHPFDINNMVFMDWRDSHLNNNKDLKERNRKIPTFLYDMPFSSQKIFLEETSLVARPGVPMKDIQERMVARLNHLGIKVTGIEEDEHCVIPMGGPLPVLPQRIVGIGGTAGMVHPSTGYMVARTLAAAPVVANAIVQYLNSDRNLLGNELSAEVWKDLWPIDRRRQREFFCFGMDILLKLDLHATRRFFSAFFDLEPRYWHGFLSSRLFLPELALFGISLFARASNSSRLEIMAKGTVPLVNMINNLIQDKD from the coding sequence atggaTACTCTTCTTAAGACTCACAACAAGCTTGACTTTCTTCAACCAATTCATGGGTTCACGGAGAAATTTAGTACCTATACATCTTTGAAACCTCAGAAACTCGAAACTAAGTTTGTTTCCAAGAAATCCAGTGTGAAATTCGgcaaaaaaaattgtgtgaaaGCCAGTTCTAGTGCCCTTTTGGAGCTTGTGCCTGAGACCAAGAAggaaaatcttgattttgaacTTCCCATGTATGACCCTTCGAAAGGCCTAGTGGTGGATCTGGCAGTTTTAGGTGGAGGTCCAGCAGGACTCGCGGTGGCGCAGCAAGTTTCAGAGGCTGGCCTGTCAGTTTGCTCAATCGATCCTTCTCCCAAAATGATTTGGCCTAATAATTATGGTGTTTGGGTGGATGAATTTGAGGCCATGGATTTGTTGGATTGCCTCGACACAACTTGGTCTGGTGCTGTTGTGTACATTAACAACAAGACACGTAAAGATCTTGATCGGCCATATGGAAGGGTTAATCGGAAACAGCTGAAATCGAAAATGATGCTGAAATGTGTTTTAAACGGTGTTAAATTTCATCAAGCTAAGGTTATCAAAGTAATTAACGAGGAATCCAAATCATTGTTGATATGCAATGATGGTGTTATTATTCAGGCTGCCGTGGTTCTAGATGCGACTGGTTTTTCTCGATCTCTCGTTCAGTATGACAAACCATACAACCCTGGCTATCAAGTAGCTTATGGAATTTTAGCTGAAGTGGAAGAGcatccatttgatataaataatatgGTTTTCATGGATTGGCGAGACTCGCATCTCAACAATAATAAAGATTTGAAGGAAAGGAATAGAAAGATCCCTACTTTTCTATATGATATGCCCTTTTCTTCACAAAAAATATTCTTGGAAGAAACATCCCTTGTTGCTCGTCCAGGAGTACCAATGAAGGATATTCAAGAACGTATGGTGGCTCGGTTAAACCATTTAGGTATAAAAGTGACTGGCATTGAAGAAGATGAACATTGTGTAATTCCAATGGGGGGTCCCCTTCCCGTTTTACCTCAGAGAATAGTGGGCATTGGAGGTACGGCCGGGATGGTGCACCCTTCAACTGGCTACATGGTAGCAAGAACTCTAGCGGCTGCTCCAGTTGTTGCCAATGCCATTGTTCAATATCTCAATTCAGATCGAAACCTTCTTGGTAATGAATTATCTGCGGAAGTTTGGAAAGACTTGTGGCCGATAGATAGGAGACGCCAAAGGGAATTCTTTTGTTTCGGTATGGATATTCTGCTGAAGCTTGATTTGCATGCCACCAGAAGGTTCTTCAGCGCCTTTTTCGACTTGGAACCACGTTACTGGCATGGATTCTTGTCGTCCAGGTTGTTTCTTCCGGAGCTCGCACTCTTTGGTATATCCCTTTTCGCACGTGCCTCGAATTCGTCTAGGTTAGAGATTATGGCAAAAGGCACTGTTCCTCTGGTAAATATGATCAACAACTTGATACAAGATAAAGATTGA
- the LOC142505469 gene encoding uncharacterized protein At3g28850-like, translating into MGCSASCPVNFVTQHRDPSAKCSSCSHCNPQLLSPSSSFSDPFVNPVPRTLSVAAPSIYHPPVRKGDSNHLVSLTSTTYGSLVLPNPSFKNDRTVQTKGPNDFGCSEDPLCPVSVINTWELMKGLDEDDFSFHIVESPKKPCKREIDYSEFVEQPMSRPLWKYLSEESLLAKMESNVASSYRKALLGRQQGCQKYKCIPKPKNVEFSECEKNSPLVFQDRKDSCPSLVSDDRIVLYYTSLRGIRKTYEDCCMVRVILRGYRVRVDERDISMDRSYRNELQDALGEKGVILPQVFVKGKHIGSVEEIKQLNESGELAKILEGFSVMDLGFVCKICGDVRFVPCPNCYGSRKVFDEEEGKLIWCPECNENGLIRCSLCCS; encoded by the coding sequence ATGGGATGCTCGGCTTCTTGTCCTGTTAATTTTGTGACTCAACACAGGGATCCCTCGGCGAAGTGTTCATCTTGTTCACATTGTAATCCACAGTTGCTGTCTCCTAGTAGCTCATTTTCGGACCCTTTTGTTAATCCGGTTCCAAGAACTCTCTCTGTTGCCGCCCCTTCGATTTATCATCCACCTGTGAGGAAAGGGGACTCCAATCACTTGGTCTCCCTCACCTCCACCACCTATGGTTCTCTTGTGCTCCCAAATCCTAGTTTCAAAAATGATCGTACGGTGCAGACAAAAGGGCCCAACGATTTTGGCTGTTCCGAGGACCCTTTATGTCCAGTCTCGGTTATCAACACTTGGGAGCTTATGAAAGGGCTTGATGAGGATGATTTCAGTTTTCACATAGTTGAATCCCCCAAGAAGCCTTGTAAAAGAGAGATTGACTACAGTGAGTTTGTTGAGCAGCCAATGTCTAGGCCTTTGTGGAAGTATCTATCCGAGGAATCATTACTCGCCAAAATGGAGTCTAACGTGGCATCGAGTTATCGTAAGGCATTGCTAGGTAGACAACAAGGATGTCAAAAATACAAATGCATTCCGAAGCCCAAAAACGTCGAGTTTTCGGAGTGTGAAAAGAACAGTCCTTTGGTGTTTCAAGATAGGAAGGATTCTTGCCCTTCGTTAGTTTCCGACGATAGGATTGTGTTGTATTACACTAGCTTGAGGGGCATCAGGAAAACTTATGAGGATTGCTGCATGGTTCGTGTGATCTTGAGGGGTTATCGAGTGCGTGTGGACGAGAGAGACATTTCGATGGATCGGTCATACAGGAATGAGTTGCAGGATGCATTGGGAGAGAAGGGAGTGATCTTgccacaagtttttgtcaagggAAAGCACATTGGTAGTGTGGAGGAGATTAAGCAACTTAACGAGTCAGGGGAGTTGGCAAAGATTTTGGAAGGCTTTTCGGTTATGGATTTGGGGTTCGTGTGCAAGATTTGTGGGGATGTGAGGTTTGTTCCGTGCCCGAATTGCTACGGTAGCCGGAAGGTTTTCGACGAGGAAGAAGGGAAATTGATTTGGTGCCCCGAGTGCAACGAGAATGGGTTGATTCGGTGCTCGCTTTGCTGCTCTTGA
- the LOC142506185 gene encoding uncharacterized protein LOC142506185: MDGRRRPKWDDCKRSQKKKSSRFCWQPVVPSWEKEFCKVVGSLDWDTLLQMKKFTHLYDNVINWNDSAGEEAFFNAKKRFWATKNGLPCDISLPDPDAYIDRIDWDIDIDPEPLPDLDVVPNEVENRDPVIIFGDALIANQAFSSSGWGDIEENVNLPANYSSGNHGDPWEQNWGNSYGNEPVFEWPCYTMDGWCLRNGSDSQHMQCGSGWNNRWG, from the exons ATGGATGGTCGGAGGAGGCCGAAATGGGATGATTGTAAAAGATCACAGAAGAAAAAGTCGTCCCGCT TTTGTTGGCAGCCGGTTGTGCCTTCATGGGAGAAAGAATTTTGCAAAGTGGTTGGTTCTCTGGATTGGGATACACTATTACAGATGAAGAAGTTTACGCACCTCTATGATAATGTGATTAATTGGAATGACTCTGCGGGAGAAGAGGCATTTTTCAATGCTAAGAAACGATTCTGGGCCACAAAAAATGGACTTCCATGTGACATATCATTACCTGATCCCGATGCTTACATTGACAGAATTGATTGGGATATCGATATTGATCCTGAGCCATTGCCGGACCTTGATGTGGTCCCCAATGAAGTGGAAAATCGTGACCCTGTCATAATATTTGGTGATGCTCTTATTGCAAACCAAGCATTCTCATCTAGCGGCTGGGGTGATATTGAAGAGAACGTAAACTTGCCGGCTAATTATTCATCTGGTAATCACGGTGATCCATGGGAGCAAAATTGGGGAAATTCATATGGCAATGAGCCTGTATTCGAATGGCCGTGCTATACCATGGATGGGTGGTGCTTAAGGAATGGAAGTGATTCTCAACATATGCAGTGCGGCAGTGGTTGGAATAACCGATGGGGTTGA
- the LOC142506157 gene encoding DNA-directed RNA polymerase V subunit 5A has protein sequence MDNDCEENLGNCLSSFVDNGSSESHRYYLARRTLLEMLRDRGYAVPSSEIELSLQEFRDRHGQAPDVDALRISALHRDDPSLKTLVLFCAPNIVKVNVIRAIVAEIVSRDRLNRLILVVQNKITSQALKAVELISCKVEIFQILNLLVNITKHELKPKHQVLTDEEKESLLKKYSIEEKQLPRMSQNDAIARYYGLEKGQVVKVTYNGEITQLHVTYRCVW, from the exons ATGGATAACGATTGTGAAGAGAACTTGGGGAATTGCCTCAGCAGCTTCGTCGATAATGGCAGCAGCGAGAGCCATAGGTACTATTTGGCGCGTAGAACGCTGCTGGAGATGCTTAGAGACCGTGGGTATGCAGTGCCCAGTTCTGAGATCGAGCTCTCTCTTCAAGAATTTCGGGATAGGCATGGGCAGGCGCCTGATGTTGATGCATTGAGGATTTCTGCTCTACACCGGGATGACCCTTCTCTGAAG ACTCTGGTTCTATTCTGTGCTCCAAACATAGTTAAAGTCAATGTCATCCGTGCCATTGTAGCTGAGATTGTTAGCAGAGACAGGTTGAATCGGCTGATCTTGGTAGTGCAGAATAAAATAACAAGCCAGGCCTTAAAAGCAGTGGAGCTTATTTCATGCAAAGTCGAAATTTTCCAG ATCTTGAACTTGCTCGTCAACATAACTAAACATGAACTAAAGCCAAAACATCAAGTGCTGACTGATGAAGAGAAAGAAAGTCTGCTAAAGAAGTACAGCATAGAAGAAAAACAG CTTCCACGAATGTCACAGAACGATGCGATAGCTCGTTACTATGGGCTGGAGAAAGGGCAGGTCGTGAAGGTTACTTACAACGGTGAAATTACACAATTACATGTAACTTATCGCTGTGTTTGGTGA